One part of the Aspergillus luchuensis IFO 4308 DNA, chromosome 5, nearly complete sequence genome encodes these proteins:
- a CDS encoding uncharacterized protein (COG:S;~EggNog:ENOG410Q1S1;~InterPro:IPR008139;~antiSMASH:Cluster_5.13) — protein MRVRLIPVALVAVGIFILSWAALSKGWRGSGENVAFCADCLGYVRDVDTMFQKNTGAWANSQFFRYALDKSCRGRVLITGRCLQYRRRLLKKPAIFMAQLDSPYEACRAIQACK, from the exons ATGAGGGTCCGTCTCATTCCAGTCGCCCTAGTGGCTGTTGGCATATTCATTTTGAGCTGGG CCGCGCTATCTAAAGGCTGGAGAGGCTCCGGTGAAAATGTGGCATTCTGTGCGGATTGCTTGGGCTATGTCAGAGATGTCGATACGATGTTCCAGAAAAATACTGGAGCTTGGGCCAACTCGCAGTTCTTTCGTTACGCCCTCGATAAATCGTGTCGAGGTCGGGTCCTGATTACCGGTCGATGTCTGCAGTATCGACGCAGGCTTCTCAAGAAGCCTGCGATTTTCATGGCGCAACTTGATAGTCCATACGAGGCCTGTAGGGCCATCCAAGcctgtaaataa